The sequence TCATCGAATTCGCGCCTATCACCGACGTGAAAGCACTCGATGCCTTCAAGCGCCTGACGCGGCTGGAGGGGATCATCCCGGCGCTCGAATCCTCCCACGCCGTGGCTCGTGCCATCGAACTGGCACCGACACTGCCGAAAGACGAGATCATGATCGTCAACATCTCCGGGCGCGGCGACAAGGACATCTTCATCACGGCCATGGAACTGGACCGCGAAAACTGGATAGCATTTTTGGAGAACGAGGTGCGCCATGGAAAATAATATCGACCGGGCGCTGGCAAACGCGGCAAGCATCCAGCTCATGACCCATGTGGTGGCCGGGTACCCGAATCTGGACGTGAACGCCGATCTCATCCGGCTCATGGCCAGGCGGGGGGTGAAACTCATTGAAATCCAAATCCCCTTCACCGATCCACTGGCCGATGGCCCGACCATCATGCGCGCCAACCAGGCCGCCCTTGATCAGGGCGTCACGCCCCGCCACTGCTTCGAGCTGTGCGCGGCCCTTTCCAGGGAACTGCCGGAGGTGGCGTTCCTGTTCATGACCTACGCCAACATCCCGTTTGCCTTGGGGCTTGAAACGTTCATGGCCAAGGCCAGGCAGAGCGGGGCCAGCGGCCTGATCCTGCCCGACCTGTCCTGGGACGAGAGCGACGGCGACTACGCCGGGGCCGCCCGCGAACACGGACTGCACCCGGTCATGGTCATTTCCCCGGACACGCAAAGCCCGCGTCTGGACGCCATCCTGAGCCGCGCCTCAGGCCTGTTGTACACGACGCTCAAAGTCGGCATCACCGGGGCCGGAGCCGGCATCGATCAGACCGGCGTGGATTATGTCCGAAGCCTGAAGAAAAAAACCGGCCTGCCCATCGCCGCCGGTTTCGGCATCTCAAGCCCCGATCACGTCCGCATGCTGGACGGCTTGGCCGACGTGGCCGTGATCGGCAGCCACATCATCAACCTGATGGATGCACAGGGGCTGGGGGCCGTGGATGAATTTTTGGCGGCGTGTGGGGATTGAACACGTTGTGGCGGTGCGCACGTTCCGTAGGGGCGAAAAATTTTTCGCCCCTACAATGCATCGCCCTGACAACCAAACCGCGCACGTGATCCTTCGCCGTTCGGCCGGTGTGATCGTCCATTATTGATGATCCGCGCATTTCCGTAGGGGCAAAAAATTTTTTGCCCTCCCAGCGCCCGTGCGCCCCTACATTGATTTTCCAATTTTGCAAATCACCCTCAAAAACAAGACAAGCCCTGCGCTCTTTGCTAGGTTTCGCGCAACACCCTGTTGCGGAGGAAACCCATGCCCGAATATCCGATCTTCAATTGCAAAAATTCCGACGATGTCGTCAAAGCCGTGCGTGAACACAAGATCGAGCTGGTCCAGTTCTGGTTCGTGGATGTGCTTGGGACGTTGAAAAGCTTTCAGGTTTTGCCCGGCGAACTGGAGGCGGCCTTTGAGGAAGGGATGGGTTTTGACGGCTCTTCCCTGGAAGGATTTTGCAGAATTGAAGAAAGCGACATGATCGCCATCCCGGACCCGGCCACGTTTCAGCTGGTCACCTGGCGGCAGACCTCCGCGCCCATCGCGCGCATGTTCTGCGACATTCTGGAACCAAACGGCACTCCCTTTGCCGGGGACAGCCGCCATTGCCTGAAACGCAACCTGCAGGCTGCCGCGAGCAAAGGCTATTCCTTCTATGTCGGACCTGAACTGGAATTTTTCCTGTTTGAAAGCTCGACGTCCCCCAAGCCTCTCGATGCGGGCGGCTATTTCGACGCGCCACCGCTGGATCTGGCCGGAGACATCCGCCGCGAAATCATCTCCTGTCTGCGCTCCATGGGCATCCCCGTGGAATACGGACACCATGAGGTCGCGCCCAGCCAGCACGAGCTCGCTCTGCGCTATACCGACGCCCTCAAGATGGCGGACACGGCCATCACCTACCGCGTGGTGGTCAAGGAAATCGCCCGCCAGAACGGCTGCTACGCGACCTTCATGCCAAAGCCCCTCTACGGCGAGAACGGCAGCGGCATGCACGTGCACCAGTCCCTGTTCAAGAATGGGCGCAACCTCTTCTACGACGCCGACGGCGACCATCACCTGAGCCGCGAGGCCAAGTCCTACATCGCGGGGCTGCTAACGCACTGCAAGGAATTCACGGCCATCACCAACCAGTGGGTCAACTCCTACAAGCGTCTCGTGCCCGGTTTCGAGGCTCCGACCAACATCGCCTGGGCGCGGCGCAACCGCTCCACCCTGGTCCGTGTGCCCATGTACAAGCCGGGCAAGGAGGCAGCCACCCGCGTCGAGCTGCGCTCCCCCGACCCGGCCTGCAACCCGTACCTGACCTTCGCCTGCATGCTCGCGGCGGGCCTCAAAGGCATCGAGGAAAACTACGTCCTGTCCGCCCCCGTGGAAGAGGACATCTACAACATGACCTCAGGGGACCGCCGGGCTCGCGGCATCGAGAGTCTGCCGGGCAGCCTGGAAAAAGCCCTTGAAGCCATGGAGGGCAGCACCCTGATCCGCGAGGCCCTGGGCGAGCACATCTTCACCAAATTCCTGGCCAACAAACATATAGAGTGGGACCAGTACCGCTCGCAGGTCACGAATTACGAACTGGAGAGATACTTACCCCGGCTGTAAAACAATAGGTCCGATAGGTCAGACGACCTGTCGGACCTCTATCCGAACCCGCCCGCCAGAAACCGTCGCGAGCATCCTCGTCTGCCTCATTCACACCAGACCAACTACCTGCTTGACGGACAAATCCGGCAGCTCGAAAAAGCCGTCATCGAAGAAGGCGGACTTTTACGAACGCATGACCCGCGCCCGTATCACACGGCGCGCAGGCCATCCCGAAAGCGCTGTCTAGACCCTCCTTCGAAGCAAATGGTCCGACCTTTCCCCTCTTTTTCCGCCAACCGGGTTGACACCTGAGCCTTCTTTAGGCAGAAAGGTCCTACCATTTGCAGTAAAAAAGCACTTTAACGCCCTTTTTTGCCCATTTTTGCGAAAAATAACACAAAAAGGTACTACCAATGACAACCTCCGAACCTCTCTTCTTCCCTGCCAAGGCCGGGCGGGCCAGCGAAGATGTCGCCTTGCAGATCGAGGCGGCCATCATGGCCGGACGTTTGGCGCCCGAACAGCGTCTGCCGAGCGAGCGCGAGATGCAGCAACAGTTCGGCATTGGGCGCGGCGCCATCCGCGAGGCCCTGCGGGCACTGAAGCAGAAAGGACTCCTGGACATCCGCAAGGGCGTCAAGGGCGGGGCCTATGTGTGCAAGGTCGGCATGGTCAGCATCGGGGAGTCGCTGGCTCTTTTTCTCAAGCAGCATGATGTCGCGCCTTCGGCCCTCATTGAATTTCGCGAGAGCGTGGACCAGACCCTGGTCGTCCTGGCCATTGCCCGGGGTTCGGTTGAAGCCAAGCAGGCCCTGGTGTCCATGGCCGAAGAGTTCGAGGCCTGCCTGCGGCAGAACGAACATGACGCGGACAGGATCGGCCATCTGGACCGGGACCTGAACCTGGCCCTGGCCGACATGGCCGCCAATCCGATTTTCGAGTGGATCATGCAGGCGCTGCAACGAGGGTTCAGCTCCCATGACTACACTTTGTACGATACTCCGATGTACCGCGAGCGCACCGCCGCCAACTGGGCCGAGACCGCCCGCGCCATCGCCGATAACGACCCCCTGCGCGCCAGGAGC is a genomic window of Desulfomicrobium baculatum DSM 4028 containing:
- a CDS encoding glutamine synthetase family protein, whose protein sequence is MPEYPIFNCKNSDDVVKAVREHKIELVQFWFVDVLGTLKSFQVLPGELEAAFEEGMGFDGSSLEGFCRIEESDMIAIPDPATFQLVTWRQTSAPIARMFCDILEPNGTPFAGDSRHCLKRNLQAAASKGYSFYVGPELEFFLFESSTSPKPLDAGGYFDAPPLDLAGDIRREIISCLRSMGIPVEYGHHEVAPSQHELALRYTDALKMADTAITYRVVVKEIARQNGCYATFMPKPLYGENGSGMHVHQSLFKNGRNLFYDADGDHHLSREAKSYIAGLLTHCKEFTAITNQWVNSYKRLVPGFEAPTNIAWARRNRSTLVRVPMYKPGKEAATRVELRSPDPACNPYLTFACMLAAGLKGIEENYVLSAPVEEDIYNMTSGDRRARGIESLPGSLEKALEAMEGSTLIREALGEHIFTKFLANKHIEWDQYRSQVTNYELERYLPRL
- a CDS encoding FadR/GntR family transcriptional regulator, which translates into the protein MTTSEPLFFPAKAGRASEDVALQIEAAIMAGRLAPEQRLPSEREMQQQFGIGRGAIREALRALKQKGLLDIRKGVKGGAYVCKVGMVSIGESLALFLKQHDVAPSALIEFRESVDQTLVVLAIARGSVEAKQALVSMAEEFEACLRQNEHDADRIGHLDRDLNLALADMAANPIFEWIMQALQRGFSSHDYTLYDTPMYRERTAANWAETARAIADNDPLRARSLIGYHYAMLRHCLSDRAAASSRVSPDDS
- the trpA gene encoding tryptophan synthase subunit alpha, whose product is MENNIDRALANAASIQLMTHVVAGYPNLDVNADLIRLMARRGVKLIEIQIPFTDPLADGPTIMRANQAALDQGVTPRHCFELCAALSRELPEVAFLFMTYANIPFALGLETFMAKARQSGASGLILPDLSWDESDGDYAGAAREHGLHPVMVISPDTQSPRLDAILSRASGLLYTTLKVGITGAGAGIDQTGVDYVRSLKKKTGLPIAAGFGISSPDHVRMLDGLADVAVIGSHIINLMDAQGLGAVDEFLAACGD